A stretch of the Panicum virgatum strain AP13 chromosome 9N, P.virgatum_v5, whole genome shotgun sequence genome encodes the following:
- the LOC120691496 gene encoding 17.4 kDa class I heat shock protein-like — translation IPNSHRHPSDNVADPPCNAFDPFSLDLWDPFQGFPFGPSSGSLFPRFPSDSETAAFAGARVDWKETPEAHVFTADVPGLKKEEVKVEVEDGNVLQISGESSKEQEEKNDRWHRVERSSGRFLRRFRLPENAKAEQIKASMENGVLTVTVPKEEAKKLDVKPVQITG, via the coding sequence ATCCCCAACTCGCATCGCCATCCGTCCGACAATGTCGCTGATCCCCCATGCAACGCTTTCGACCCCTTCTCCCTCGACCTCTGGGACCCTTTTCAGGGCTTCCCGTTCGGTCCGAGCAGCGGCAGCCTCTTCCCTCGCTTCCCCTCCGACTCCGAGACCGCGGcgttcgccggcgcgcgcgtcgACTGGAAGGAGACGCCGGAGGCCCATGTCTTCACGGCGGACGTGCCGGGGCTGAAGAAGGAGGAGGTCAAGGTGGAGGTCGAGGACGGCAACGTCCTCCAGATCAGTGGCGAGAGCAGCAAGGAGCAGGAAGAGAAGAACGACCGGTGGCACCGGGTGGAGCGCAGCAGCGGCAGGTTCCTTCGCAGGTTCAGGCTGCCGGAGAacgccaaggcagagcagatcaAGGCGTCCATGGAGAACGGCGTGCTCACCGTCACCGTGCCCAAGGAGGAGGCTAAGAAGCTCGATGTCAAGCCCGTCCAGATCACCGGCTAG
- the LOC120691495 gene encoding phosducin-like protein 3 — protein MADYHFVYKDVEGATTQWDDIQRRLGNLPPKPEPLKPPPFAPKVDADEQPKSKEWIDAREPEELEELEDDLDDDRFLEQYRKMRLAELREAAKAARFGNILPITGSDFVREVSQAPSDIWVVVFLYKDGIPECGLLQNCLEELAPRYPATKFVKIISTDCIPNYPDRNVPTILVYNNSAVKGTYVGLQKFGGKRCTPESVALALCQLDPVLNDGMAAIHPGTMS, from the exons ATGGCAGACTACCACTTCGTTTACAAGGACGTGGAGGGGGCGACCACGCAGTGGGACGACATCCAGCGCCGCCTCGGGAACCTGCCGCCGAAGCCGGAGCCTTTAAAGCCGCCGCCCTTCGCCCCCAAGGTCGACGCCGACGAGCAGCCCAAGTCCAAGGAATGGATCGACGCGCGCGAGCCCGAGGAGCTGGAGGAACTCGAGGACGACCTGGACGACGACCGCTTCCTCGAGCAGTACAG GAAAATGAGGCTTGCAGAGCTCAGGGAGGCGGCAAAAGCTGCTCGATTTGGCAACATACTGCCCATTACCGGTTCAGACTTTGTGCGTGAGGTGTCTCAGGCGCCATCAGATATCTGGGTTGTTGTTTTCCTCTACAAGGACGG GATACCAGAATGTGGCTTGCTTCAGAATTGTTTGGAAGAATTGGCTCCAAGATACCCCGCAACAAAATTTGTTAAGATTATCTCCACAGACTGCATTCCCAACTACCCAGATAGAAATGTTCCTACAATACTGGTGTATAACAACAGTGCTGTCAAAGGGACTTATGTTGGTTTGCAGAAGTTCGGTGGAAAGAGATGCACGCCTGAGT CTGTTGCATTAGCACTTTGCCAGTTAGACCCAGTACTGAATGATGGGATGGCAGCGATTCATCCCGGGACAATGTCATAG